The window GCAGATCGTTAAGTAGCTGCTTATATCCAGCAACCAACTTTTTATTAAAGGTAATTTCCGGTTCGCCGGTCTCAGATTTATCCACCCGTACCGACACATTAACTTTTCCACGCTCCACGTGCTGTTGCAGCATTTCCTTAATATCCAATTCCCGATCCTGAATAGACTGTGGAAGTCGCAAAGAAATATCGAGATAGCGACTGTTTACGGATTTAAGTTCTACGGTTACGGAAATACCATTGCCAGAGGCATCACCGCGACCAAAGCCGGTCATGGAAGTGATCATATTCTGTCAATTTAAGTAATGTTCTTATTTCGGGAAAAGGAGAAGATAACAAACTCTGTTGCACGAAAAAATCGTGTTCTGGTCACGAGAAATTTGTTCTGTTAATATATGCAGTCAAAATAAAAGCCATCGAGAGTAACCTGTTTAGGCACTTTCGATGGCTCTAATCAAATGTCTTGATCGTGAATTTTAATTTTTTAACGATTGCATGTCGATCACAAACCGATATTTAACATCCGAATTGACGACACGTTTGTAGGCCTCGTTAATGTTTTGGATATCAATCATTTCAACATCGCAGGTTACATTGTGCTCACCGCAGAAATCCAGCATCTCTTGGGTTTCTTTGATTCCCCCTATAACAGAGCCGGCTACACGTTTTCTGCCACCTATTAATCTACCACCGTGCATCTCTTCAAGTGGCTCAATAGCACCGACTAATACCATGGTAGCATCAACACTAAGTAGCTGAATGTAGGGATCTAAATCGTGCTTTACAGGGATGGTATTTAGTAGAAAGTCAAAAGAGCCTTTGTGCTTAGCCATTTGTTCCTGATCGGTAGAGATGAGGACTTCATCGGCTCCAAGACGTTTGGCATCATCGGCTTTTTCTGGGGATCGAGTGATCATGACCACTTCTGCGCCCAGGGCATCAGCAAACTTTACGCCCATATGACCAAGTCCGCCAAGTCCAATAATACCTACTTTGTCGCCGTCACTAATATCCCAGTGACGAAGCGGAGACCATGTGGTGATACCGGCACAAAGTAAGGGAGCCGCAGCCTTCGTATCAATGTTTTCGGGCACATCCAGCACAAATTCTTTGTCAACTACAATTTGTTCCGAATAGCCACCGAAGGTATGTCCGCCGAGGTGTTCATCGGGACCATTATAGGTCATAACCGCACCCTCTTGGCAAAACTGTTCCAGGTCGTTCTTGCAATGTTTACATTCCTGGCAGGAATCGACCATACAACCCACTCCCACAAGTTGTCCTTCAGAAAAGTCGTCTACATTTGCACCAACTTCCGTAACTCGACCAATAATTTCGTGGCCGGGTACAACGGGATATTGGGAGTTATTCCAATCATTACGAACCTGATGGATATCGCTGTGGCAAACACCA of the Fodinibius sp. Rm-B-1B1-1 genome contains:
- a CDS encoding NAD(P)-dependent alcohol dehydrogenase produces the protein MTTINAYAAHDPEADLEPHDINRRDIKDDDIKIEITYCGVCHSDIHQVRNDWNNSQYPVVPGHEIIGRVTEVGANVDDFSEGQLVGVGCMVDSCQECKHCKNDLEQFCQEGAVMTYNGPDEHLGGHTFGGYSEQIVVDKEFVLDVPENIDTKAAAPLLCAGITTWSPLRHWDISDGDKVGIIGLGGLGHMGVKFADALGAEVVMITRSPEKADDAKRLGADEVLISTDQEQMAKHKGSFDFLLNTIPVKHDLDPYIQLLSVDATMVLVGAIEPLEEMHGGRLIGGRKRVAGSVIGGIKETQEMLDFCGEHNVTCDVEMIDIQNINEAYKRVVNSDVKYRFVIDMQSLKN